gtcaattgggtgtatactcacaggaaatccaattacacttgattgaataaaaagaatcgtcacacccacgagggacaggtcacgcattagcctctcgctttttcgaccccctcacagagattaaggcttgaatttgcgtctaaaaacaaacctttctcgggtttttgaattccggttttacggggcggggcccggcatgctcggttttatgggtcggcgctcgaatttgacttgccttatatgattttgagtggaaaaggcctagtaagaccaatggaatggtccacagtttagattgtacttggattttgaaattggattttggaagttgtattttgtaccgagttccgggaggggaacggtctcgggtattggattttggactttggatttcggaggtattcttaggaattgggatttccgcctggagttactccaattgcctaacaaggataatggtttcgtcatcatcctaaaggggagacacaaattaggtgtctatagaagcccgcactttgactgagcgttcggttaggaaagcgcaagtcaaagtatttcgaaagggacggagaatggtcaagatgttctgcaatcaagatcaTGTACTCTTTGTACGCAGGTACCTgaacaaaacaggcgttagaaaaaggatagagtctacctcggtgcggtcgGTGATGACTCTGATATGTACTTgtacttttccgccttcagttcaggacggagcttgtcatcgaaaatttgaatttttgaatcttgaattttgaactttgacacccggagttaatccattgggatgtgctttgttggggataagagctttttactggcccttaaaattttgaactttgactgactttcccggagcttgggtccgttgggagttgggcgcccggttcgttgtattttttggactttgtattcttgaaatattcatctgtttgtacttggagatacaggtgtatacccgtattttcgatggatggttcgatgcgacgtttgatgcttggtgcggaaaaCTTTAGCAGCAATGGGCGCTGGTGCGGTGCCTGGCGCtgggctgcactatataagtgcccccttgccgtgccattttgaggcacattcacttgaaattttttcttcttttctctcaaaggtcgattagcttctccccttggtcttgttcttgccttgtccatgtaagtttttcatgtttttgcttatgaactAACTCCAGGATtacatgtagttttgattttctcgtactttgaaatgatgcttgtatgcttaagtttcttgaatcttgtagaaaattgtttgatagccacttgaacttgaactgttggaacttgtacttttgaatttttgaactcgtatctgcttcggcacggatatcctaggcgttgatgtagaacttgaatacctgcttcagcgtggatagcctaggcgttggtgtagaatttgaatacttgcttcggcgtgggtagcctaggcgttggtataGAATTTggatacctgcttcggcgtgggtagcctaggcgtcggtgtagaacttgtatcttgaattagaggtccactggggattttgttttgcATCATTTGACCTTGTGTGGGCCAgtgtaggatagcccccagtttagaactttgactctttgtatgctacttgatttagtatgcctcgtcacactcgaagaaagctcgctgaatcaactgtggttcgagctgctgaggaagatgcttcggatgatgaagcggctgcaataaatgcaccaggtgggggtatggttcctcGGGATGCGCCCGCTTTCCCTGGTGTtggttggaccccttccgacctggtgtttcggtcggattggcacttgtctcagcggcctcgcgctggcatggtgagtcttgtattgtgtttcgaatttgtactttgtatttgtagtaggtcttgagctaactcgttcacatGTAGGCCGACAGAAAGtcgttccgtacttactggtccttggtggaggtttagAGGGCCTTTAAGGCTctccgtgctgatgaggaggcgatggggatttggtcgcagatgggcctgaccgttttctggcgcaccatggggggttcctcgaggagaacggggaataaaaaccgtttgtgggctttgttggagctgtggtgggataccaccaacactttccacatggcatgggagGAGATTACAAttacccctcttgagtttgctatgattacctGTCTaagggacttgagagctgttccGAGTTAcaactggggtggcttggcctatagccacctcttgtatgaaatgaggcgggcctcccggactgcactggggagtgacccgagcatggctgctctatggagcgtgctggagatattcgagactccttatactttgtactttgtatttgtacgcttgtatcttgaacttgactgatgttttgtttgttccttgaaagatttggatctatgagcacttcccgactttggcaccggagcgtactagagatgcggcttacccgtatgctgcctcttggataggagcggtgcgcgtcgGTGCGTCcttggcggcttctcgcagagcttggagagttttgcCTGTTGATAGGGTAAtctttttgtactgttttgctgtcttgtatttgtatttgtactattgcctgagttgtctgctttgtaggtggtatggcgtccttttgccaacgcagTTGTACCTGCCTCAGCTACTCGTGCCcaattcctgtctgggcggcgggttttgcttccagggctgtaccgccatatgtggtatccgggggagcgagtgtcccttgaACACAGTTCAGGGGATAGACTTGTCCCCAAGAATCCGCCGGAGTCCATgatggcgttggatgaagagttggcccggctctatgcggaggctaggggcgagactgtttgccgctcttggagggagtttgtacacaggaaggggagctatgacgacttcctgaggaggctggctccaccagtacgcttcgtactgccggtgagattttgcaccttgtattcttgtattcttgtatccttgtatttttgtattcttgtattcttgtattgattgaatgattgtattattgtatgattgtatgtaggaggaggaggttgatcctgaggacattcctcacgctgataggatcctccgctatgagaactcggacggggaagaggtggtggagaccattccttgggcttctcctccgcaccggaaatcatatgatgctgtacctgagcattacgcccctgtaagtactgttgcatttttgaaactgtttgtaacttgtatttggaaattgatcttgaatttcgtatgcaggcgcctcgggcgagagtgcgtcgctggatgctcttgcttgattcttgaaagaggcagtgcgccaagctgaaATATTTATAAAGCCACTCAACTaccggctagcggtaagcaaagggatcgtcccaaagaaacggtggttatcgagtttgaaagtcaatctagttcgatcaagaatttggttttgaattgtcacttttaagaatctaaaaactacgaattatgctaaattgaatcaagaaagggagatgttagggagtcggggatagactagggaaatcgggggaaatgaattcaactatctagcaatgatgatcatgcaacgaagtgACGATTAGGCAAAtagcatctaaagacgaacccgccacctctcggatagggaacgctaagcgtctaatccacggaagagctttcgcctaatcctagattaaactaaatagcatataataggcaccgccatttgatcccacaagataggcccacaatctcttgccaaacctaacctatggttccacgtgattctaatcgaatagcatttgcaactagcAATCAATTAGCATGGatgtcctatcatcaaatcatatttaatcacatgaatcaatcaacaatcaatcatcaatttcccctaattaagcccctagattctcccctttccctaacctaattctactcactagtcattctagaaattaagcaatccattaattctaagctagcaagcatgaaattgaaggagtaagagaagagaatttaaaaattcaattgcacaatcaactaggaattaagaatcaaagtaacttcaatcaatgaaatcaagaaatcaagaaattaagaacaatcaacaacaaagcaagagcaagaattaagaaactaagaattaaattgcaaaattGAAAAAGAGTTAAGAAGGATTACAAATTCAAGCTttaatggaggagagtttctctctctagaattgctgaaaatctacttttagaatctccaattatcaactaaaattctactctctacaaaataaatcgaaaaatctatttataagtttccccaaatagaatcCAAAGTTCGAAAAaaagcagcccgcgcagcgatTCGGTCGCACGTACccactgtgcgaccgaacgtaaatgACTTTGTTCGACCAAATGCAGTCCTGTGCGAGCGAAGACAGAGAAGATCATTTCCTTCgtcctgtgcgaccgaacgtaatatcctgttcggtcgaatggggtttctttggctcaaGTCTCCTTTGCAGCTTTATTCGGTCGAACAAGAAGAACTAACCGGGCGCAcaacttttgtgcggtcgaactcaaaaagttgtgcggtcgaacaaatgATGTGCTGTCGAACATCAGGCCTTGCGCGGTCGTTTTCCAATTTTGGGGCATTCTGTCTCAGAAATCCATTTTGTGCGACAGAACAACAGAGggcattcgatcgcacaaaactggaaattccatgaactccaTTTGCACTACTCTATTCGGACGCACAAACgatcactcgatcgcacaagccctgttttggctcaaatctacttgttttccaccacttttcatcataatcacctgtAAAGCATaagatggaacgaaacttataatattcacacaaaaagctatgaaaactataaaaaaagcataaaaactaacataaaatcctaggctaagagcgacataaatgtcgctcatcaaactcccccaagctatgcgtttgctagtctctagaaAAGTAAACTCAACTAAggaagaatgagcaactaatcagattctaaaaatttaccaaaatcaaaatctagaaaatctaatcaaggcaagactaaaatggaaaacacaaaccaagaaaagaaagaaagaaaagaagaagaaaagaaaagagaagaaaagaaattaaactacaaaaatcaagatgggctttattatggaacaagtatagaagaacactaatattactaatcaaataaatgagtacacactaactaatgtcctaaaccgagtgaaagattcgagcATCAAGCAAAGTGAACTTAGGGAAAGCACTAGTCAATCCCACCCACATccgggcataccacgtcaaatctctagatcttatccacccttgagaatagcgtctcaagacaccgcgaaggcgccagaaaatcaacattaggctacccgacatcttagcatgacaaccttgttccttaagcttgaccaaatcctccctccaccgacaatgactcaactctaaagggtcaagagggcttttagggcgtaacgtaggctaggggtaaggcgcGGAACATATTTGgccatttggtgctcatacgTAAAGcgaagcgcaatgatagaactaaactcaagcattttgaaccaaacacaaactcgtaccacttatttggggtacccccaagcttattcaacaacaattctaaactacaactcttttttgcgttttttccttgatttgattttcctcttcttttgtgtttcaaatgaaacttttcatgccttgttttttctctatttttggctttttttttttcaaaactttactattttttttttgcttttgcaacaattattcactatatacaacattcttccaaaactttgccattcataccaaacaacattcattcctcaactttgcataattactccaaaacaacaagcatcataactctaagcttcactatcacttctaagggtgaaaacaaaacaaaggctattaggcttgtaatgtgctcataagaaatgaagggtcaaggctcaaatggctagcaaaggggaaaatacaaacaaaaacatatgagaaaaataagaaaatagagtcctaaactaaaaagaaaaatagtcaccaaaagaaatgcctctatcgtcccctaaagtagtttgTTCGCGGTCCgggaaggaaatggtcaaactcgggagacaagaaagtcaatgctaaggatccatgccactcaatatagaAAAGTGTTTGGGCTTATTTTTGAgcatgaacctcacaagggagaaaataccattctctccggcttcaaatcactagagaaatcgacaccatcttaccacaaccaagagttcatgacgcatgctacctatagttcaaccaactttcttgacactaaatcctagactcgacccaagacattaagaaccgtgtaaaaatctaccaatttggaataaaagcattctaatctacaagttccaattttatttgcccaaatcaagaatattgcctaagaaaaccgagaaaaacttgccttgacgaaAAGGAAATCAAcacaaagaagaaaagaagaaaataagaaaacacaccaaaaaagaagtaaatgaaacaaacaaaaagaaaagaaactaaaatcaaactaaatcaaactaaaaacaaagaaacaagcacataatggtatgatttcatagcaatgagcatcaacaagtaggcaaccacacaacaaaactgcccccaagctagaattaggccatgtccccaAGGCCTAAAACcaagcaaggaggggcacatctactcatccaaccaaatgccccaacatgATGTATGCCCGTCCCCTAAAGAATGCAATAGAGTTAgaaggatgttaccggaaatgtcgtgggagaaagtcccgcaaagaaccgttgaaacccgaacaaactcaccaaaatatAGACGGGCAAGGCAAATGGTGGAAAGTATGAACCCATCGCAATGAAATACACCACAAATATGCACAAATGGAACAATAGTTACGAAACGAAAGGAAATGAAATCGAagagttagacaaccgggttgcctcccgtgtagcgctcgtttaacgtcattagcttgacgaatccccccaaaaCTCATGGGGGGTCAAATGCAACTAACTTGGGGTCATCATTATTCAAAAAGTTTCGTTTTTCCCCCATGGGCACAAACAATGTACCGACATCACCATTCATAAGGTGCCAACCAAACAATCCGCCACCAAGCTTCCCCTTGGCTTTCTTGGGCTTCTTAGCTTTCTTGGGTCTCTTGGGCTTGTTTGCTGATTCATTAATCACCTTGGAGGTTGTAGCCCCAACATCACCATCAACATGCATCCCAAATATATCGGGGATGGTTATGACATCATCAAACGAATCATCAAACAACCTTGGGATCACATGGACTTCCTTGTCATCGGGAGAGGACCTAGAAGGCTCATTATCACACTTAGAAACACGAAAGTTGTTAGAAGGGTTAGCATGTGAGCAATAGCTCTCAATACAAGCAATAGTTTCTACCTTCATACAAGTTTTCATCTTTGCAAAACACCCTTCACCAAGGGGAAGCTTGAAGCTAGCTTTTGAATATCCCGCTTTCAAGGTGATCAGTCCCCCTTGCACATCAATAAGAGCACCCgcggtggccaaaaatggcctccCCAAGATAATGGGAGTATGGGCATCCTCATCGATGTCCAAGACAACGAAGTCAACAAGGAAAGTAAGCTTGCCAACCACGAGGGGAACATCCTCAATCCTACCCAATGGTAACATAACCGATCGATCGGCTAGTTGCAATGACATAGCGGTAGGAGAGAGATCACCTAGATTGAGCTTCTCATAGATCTTATATGGCAAGATGCTCACACTTTCCCCCAAATAACAAAGAGCATTCTCAAATTTGAGCTTTTGAATGCTACAAGGGGTAGAAAAACTCCCGGGATCATTGAGTTTTGGGGGAAAGGAGTGCTGAATTAGAGCGCTACAACTCTCCGTGAGTTGCACGGTCTCTTTCGGTTCACAACCTCTCTTTTCGCGAAGAACATCTCTCATGAATCTAGAATAGTGGGGCATTTGTTTGAGTGCCTCGGTGAGAGATAATGTGACATGTAACTTGCTAATCACATCAAGAAACTTAGAAAACTGATCATCCaattttttgcctaaaaatcTTTGAGGATAGGGGAGTTTAGGAGTGGGGAAAGGTAGAAGCGTTTCCTCTTTTGGTATAGGGGTATCACCCACATTATCGATGGGAGGCTCCTCTTCTACCACATCATTGTCGCTAGACTCAACGACTCCCTCTTGATCCTTTCCATTGGACTTAGAAACCTCATTAGCTCTAGGAACATCATCTAAAGTCTTCCCACTCCGTGTCGTGATTGCATATATTTGCTTAGgaggttgaccttggggtgggagactagtaTGCACTTGTTGTTCCTTTAAGTTATTAGCGAGTTGAGCTAATTGGGTCTCAGCCATTCTCATATGAGTATTGaattgcttgaatccatcctcaaactcaacaTTCTTTTTgacttgcgcccccacaaacgactccatgagagcctcaagattagacttgagaggcgggagtggtggaggtgcaacgccataaccactaaggtttgcttgatattggttgccaaaggtcctcAGTCCATTGAATCTGGGAGGTGGCAattgagatgcaccataaggaactcccgagttcaaaggataacccccacttgaggcacccctacattgcccataagagtagttataaccccttccaccttgatggttgggattataaccccattggttgtattggccttgattgccaaaaccttgagcttgaccatagggcgcttggctttgatagccttgtgctctatagccacctcgattttggctatcatacccacttccttggccatagcgaccatacatggagggccctctaggttgcctagcaaaattaggattgttagggttatcattcctagacctctcattgatggcattagcatactctacatcaaactctccttcatacgaagggccataatctacaaatgacaagttatgaactaaGGGGCATGCATAGGGGAAATGACTATAGTCTTGGcaattttcacaaaagaatgtgcccgcaggcattgagccataagaactaaccttTCCCTTCCCCTTAGAGAGAAGAGTGGCCGAGGGAGGAGGGATTGTAGACGGTGATGGCGATTGGCTTGGTGTATTTTCGAGCTTCTCCAAGCGTGAGGtaagcttctctatcatccgtGCTTGCTCTATGGTGTACACCGAACCCTTAGC
This Spinacia oleracea cultivar Varoflay chromosome 6, BTI_SOV_V1, whole genome shotgun sequence DNA region includes the following protein-coding sequences:
- the LOC130463085 gene encoding uncharacterized protein; amino-acid sequence: MESFVGAQVKKNVEFEDGFKQFNTHMRMAETQLAQLANNLKEQQVHTSLPPQGQPPKQIYAITTRSGKTLDDVPRANEVSKSNGKDQEGVVESSDNDVVEEEPPIDNVGDTPIPKEETLLPFPTPKLPYPQRFLGKKLDDQFSKFLDVISKLHVTLSLTEALKQMPHYSRFMRDVLREKRGCEPKETVQLTESCSALIQHSFPPKLNDPGSFSTPCSIQKLKFENALCYLGESVSILPYKIYEKLNLGDLSPTAMSLQLADRSVMLPLGRIEDVPLVVGKLTFLVDFVVLDIDEDAHTPIILGRPFLATAGALIDVQGGLITLKAGYSKASFKLPLGEGCFAKMKTCMKVETIACIESYCSHANPSNNFRVSKCDNEPSRSSPDDKEVHVIPRLFDDSFDDVITIPDIFGMHVDGDVGATTSKVINESANKPKRPKKAKKPKKAKGKLGGGLFGWHLMNGDVGTLFVPMGEKRNFLNNDDPKLVAFDPP